The Amycolatopsis sp. DG1A-15b genome window below encodes:
- a CDS encoding MarR family transcriptional regulator, translated as MSAGAHRRSTVAVKDALRELRNQLSLLNHQVSAQLALKDVDLDCLELIARHGPLGPSALARRAGLHPATMTGILDRLQKGGWIVRERDPEAADRRSVTVRAVRGRNGELFRLYAGMNTAMDELCAGYSEDELALIAGFLRRATSAGQDATGSLTGG; from the coding sequence ATGAGTGCGGGAGCACACCGCCGGTCGACGGTGGCGGTGAAGGACGCGCTGCGGGAACTGCGCAACCAGCTTTCGCTGCTGAACCACCAGGTCAGCGCGCAGCTGGCGCTCAAGGACGTCGACCTCGACTGCCTGGAGCTGATCGCCCGGCACGGCCCGCTCGGCCCGAGCGCGCTGGCCCGCCGGGCCGGGCTGCACCCGGCGACGATGACCGGCATCCTCGACCGGCTCCAGAAGGGCGGCTGGATCGTCCGCGAACGCGACCCCGAGGCGGCCGACCGGCGCTCGGTCACCGTCCGCGCGGTCCGCGGCCGCAACGGGGAGCTGTTCCGGCTGTACGCGGGGATGAACACCGCGATGGACGAGCTCTGCGCCGGCTACAGCGAGGACGAGCTGGCGCTGATCGCCGGGTTCCTGCGCCGCGCGACGTCGGCGGGGCAGGACGCGACCGGGTCGCTGACCGGCGGCTGA
- a CDS encoding fumarate reductase/succinate dehydrogenase flavoprotein subunit gives MTFEAPPLTSRTHFETDVLVIGGGTAGTMAALTAAEHGANVLLLEKAHVRHSGALAMGMDGVNNAVIPGKATPEDYVAEITRANDGVVNQSTVYQTARRGFAMVQRLEKYGVKFEKDEYGEYAVRRVHRSGSYVLPMPEGKDIKKVLYRVLRQKHMRERITIENRVMPVRVLTSGGRAVGAAGFNTRTGEFVTVSASAVILATGPCGRLGLPSSGYLYGTYENPTNAGDGYAMAYHAGAELSGIECFQINPLIKDYNGPACAYVANPFGGYQVNAAGDRFVDCDYWSGQMMAEVAREISSARGPIYLKLTHLPEETLGALENILHTTERPTRGTFHATRGHDYRTHDVEMHISEIGLCGGHSASGVWVDENGATTVPGLYAAGDLACVPHNYMIGAFVYGDLAGAHASTHLASRVPLPEDQIGLAHELIYRPLSTPDGPPQQQVEYKLRRFVNDYVAPPKTTAKLEIALETFARMTGEIAGMGARTPHELMRCAEVTFIRDCAEMAARASLVRTESRWGLYHDRTDHPGRDDVSWLAHLNLRKTASGEMEFLKRPVAPYAVPVPEFSVPDFDVEVLGTHTAFSGHTPPDVVTVSSARTHSSPRVLEVVALAEDQPSLETLSPYLSDPDAEVRTTAIAVLTESAPDGFGPALVTALHDIDARVRAAAAAGLRELVEVLTPSTSLAGGLRSALTVSDADVRSVALDVLRALRLGDAPLFAASLADPAVVVRLEAVRGLVSLDAASTLAEAASDASREVRVAVAAGLGTIGDPRATGTVSALAVDPDLLVRAAALTAAADLGCGGDLPDLAVAAAADPAWQVRRGAATALGALAAPSEPLLGALEDEHPNVRRAAVQALGKWADSAEVAARLRARRCDSDADVRAYTRMALGG, from the coding sequence ATGACGTTCGAGGCACCTCCGCTGACCTCGCGGACGCACTTCGAGACCGACGTCCTCGTCATCGGCGGCGGGACGGCCGGGACCATGGCCGCGCTGACCGCCGCCGAGCACGGCGCGAACGTGCTGCTGCTGGAGAAAGCGCACGTCCGGCACTCGGGTGCGCTGGCCATGGGCATGGACGGCGTCAACAACGCGGTCATCCCGGGCAAGGCCACGCCCGAGGACTACGTCGCCGAGATCACCCGCGCCAACGACGGCGTCGTCAACCAGTCCACTGTGTACCAGACCGCGCGGCGCGGCTTCGCCATGGTGCAGCGGCTGGAGAAGTACGGCGTCAAGTTCGAAAAGGACGAGTACGGCGAGTACGCCGTCCGGCGCGTGCACCGGTCCGGCAGTTACGTGCTGCCGATGCCGGAGGGCAAGGACATCAAGAAAGTGCTCTACCGCGTGCTGCGGCAGAAGCACATGCGCGAGCGCATCACCATCGAGAACCGCGTGATGCCGGTGCGGGTGCTGACGTCCGGCGGGAGGGCGGTCGGTGCCGCCGGGTTCAACACGCGGACCGGCGAGTTCGTCACGGTCTCGGCGTCCGCAGTCATCCTGGCGACCGGCCCTTGTGGCCGGTTGGGCCTGCCGTCGAGCGGCTACCTGTACGGGACGTACGAGAACCCGACCAACGCCGGTGACGGGTACGCGATGGCCTACCACGCGGGCGCCGAGCTGTCCGGGATCGAGTGCTTCCAGATCAACCCGCTGATCAAGGACTACAACGGCCCGGCCTGCGCTTACGTCGCCAATCCGTTCGGCGGCTACCAGGTCAACGCGGCCGGCGATCGCTTTGTCGACTGCGACTACTGGTCCGGGCAGATGATGGCCGAGGTGGCGCGCGAGATCTCGTCGGCACGCGGGCCGATCTACCTCAAGCTGACGCACCTGCCGGAGGAGACGCTCGGCGCGCTGGAGAACATCCTGCACACGACCGAACGGCCGACGCGCGGGACGTTCCACGCCACCCGCGGCCACGACTACCGCACGCACGACGTCGAGATGCACATCTCGGAGATCGGCCTGTGCGGCGGCCATTCGGCGTCCGGTGTCTGGGTGGACGAAAACGGCGCGACGACGGTTCCGGGCCTGTACGCGGCGGGCGACCTCGCCTGCGTGCCGCACAACTACATGATCGGCGCGTTCGTCTACGGCGATCTCGCGGGCGCGCACGCCAGCACGCACCTCGCTTCGCGGGTTCCCTTGCCGGAGGACCAGATCGGTCTCGCGCACGAGCTGATCTACCGGCCGTTGTCCACTCCGGACGGTCCGCCGCAGCAGCAGGTGGAGTACAAGCTACGGCGGTTCGTCAACGACTACGTGGCCCCGCCCAAGACGACGGCGAAGCTGGAGATCGCCCTCGAGACGTTCGCGCGGATGACCGGCGAGATCGCGGGCATGGGCGCGCGGACGCCGCACGAGCTGATGCGCTGCGCCGAGGTGACGTTCATCCGCGACTGCGCCGAAATGGCGGCGCGGGCGTCACTGGTGCGGACCGAGAGCCGGTGGGGCCTCTACCACGACCGCACCGATCACCCGGGCCGCGACGACGTCTCGTGGCTCGCGCACCTGAACCTGCGCAAGACGGCGTCCGGCGAGATGGAGTTCCTGAAGCGGCCGGTGGCGCCCTACGCCGTGCCGGTGCCGGAGTTCTCGGTGCCGGACTTCGACGTCGAGGTCCTCGGTACCCACACGGCCTTCAGCGGGCACACGCCGCCGGACGTGGTCACCGTCTCGTCGGCGCGGACGCATTCGTCGCCGCGGGTCCTCGAAGTCGTCGCGCTGGCGGAGGACCAGCCTTCGCTCGAGACGTTGTCGCCGTACCTGTCCGATCCGGATGCGGAGGTGCGGACGACGGCGATCGCGGTGCTCACCGAGTCGGCGCCGGACGGCTTCGGGCCGGCGCTGGTCACGGCGTTGCACGACATCGACGCGCGGGTGCGGGCCGCGGCGGCGGCCGGGCTGCGAGAGCTGGTCGAGGTGCTGACGCCGTCGACGTCCCTGGCCGGCGGGCTGCGGTCGGCGCTGACGGTGTCCGACGCCGACGTGCGGTCCGTGGCGCTGGACGTCCTGCGGGCGCTGCGGCTCGGCGACGCGCCGTTGTTCGCCGCGTCGCTGGCCGACCCGGCGGTCGTGGTCCGGCTGGAGGCGGTCCGCGGCCTGGTGTCGCTGGACGCGGCTTCGACGCTGGCGGAGGCGGCCTCGGACGCGTCACGCGAGGTGCGGGTCGCGGTGGCGGCCGGGCTGGGGACGATCGGCGACCCGCGGGCCACCGGGACAGTGTCCGCGCTGGCCGTCGATCCGGACCTGCTCGTGCGCGCGGCCGCGCTGACCGCCGCCGCCGACCTCGGCTGTGGCGGCGACCTGCCGGACCTCGCGGTGGCCGCGGCCGCCGACCCGGCGTGGCAGGTGCGCCGCGGCGCGGCGACGGCTTTGGGAGCGCTGGCCGCGCCGTCGGAACCACTGCTCGGAGCCCTGGAAGACGAGCACCCCAACGTCCGGCGGGCGGCCGTCCAGGCGCTGGGCAAGTGGGCGGACTCGGCCGAGGTCGCCGCGCGGCTGCGGGCGCGGCGCTGCGACTCGGACGCCGACGTCCGCGCGTACACGCGGATGGCCCTCGGCGGTTAG
- a CDS encoding ABC transporter ATP-binding protein codes for MSLRIENLTVHYGQRAVLSGIDLDVADAEILAVTGPSGCGKSTLLRTLSGLLPASSGRILSAGVPVTGTSAERALVFQDDGLLPWRSVRRNVELPLSIRRVPRGRRRTEAESWLSQVGLAGYEDHLPRELSGGMRQRVQLARTLAGSPRVILADEPFGALDAQTRTAMQRLLVEVWRKRPTTVVFVTHDVDEALFLADRVAVLTRDGRLAKVVESSRPRTAEPAVAAERAEVLDGLVAA; via the coding sequence ATGAGCTTGCGCATCGAGAACCTGACCGTCCACTACGGACAACGCGCGGTGCTGTCCGGCATCGACCTGGACGTCGCCGACGCCGAGATCCTGGCCGTCACCGGGCCTTCGGGGTGCGGCAAGTCGACGCTGCTGCGCACCCTTTCCGGCCTGCTCCCGGCGTCGTCGGGCCGCATCTTGTCCGCCGGCGTGCCGGTGACCGGCACGTCGGCCGAGCGCGCCCTGGTGTTCCAGGACGACGGGCTGCTGCCGTGGCGTTCGGTGCGCCGCAACGTCGAGCTGCCACTGTCGATCCGGCGCGTCCCGCGGGGCCGGCGGCGGACCGAAGCGGAGTCCTGGCTGTCCCAGGTCGGCCTGGCCGGGTACGAGGACCACCTGCCGCGGGAGCTCTCCGGCGGCATGCGGCAACGCGTCCAGCTCGCCCGCACCCTCGCCGGGTCGCCGCGGGTGATCCTGGCCGACGAGCCGTTCGGGGCGCTGGACGCCCAGACCCGCACGGCCATGCAGCGGCTGCTCGTGGAGGTCTGGCGCAAGCGGCCGACGACCGTGGTGTTCGTGACCCACGACGTCGACGAGGCGCTGTTCCTGGCCGACCGCGTCGCGGTGCTGACCCGCGACGGGCGGCTCGCGAAGGTTGTCGAATCGTCGCGGCCGCGGACGGCCGAGCCCGCCGTGGCGGCCGAGCGCGCCGAGGTCCTGGACGGGCTGGTGGCGGCATGA
- a CDS encoding ABC transporter permease produces MTQTLEHEPTAVAAPPAPPRRRFSRLAVRVGSIVAALVVWELLTAFDVDLWLHFDRLPTPVEVARDLGYQLGTAVYYQDLLDSLRRIVTGFALAAVFGIGLGTAIARSRGTSDVVQPLLEVLRPIPAIAMVPIAILLFPSNEQGIVFITFVAAFFPVVVSTRHAVRALPVVWEDAIRTMGGSRRRVLWNVVLPGALPGVFGGLSVGMGVSWICVISAEMISGEFGVGYRTWQAYTVVDYPGVIVGMLTIGLLGWVTSAAVELLGRRATRWLPRGENS; encoded by the coding sequence ATGACCCAGACCCTCGAACACGAACCCACCGCCGTCGCCGCTCCACCCGCGCCACCGAGACGGCGGTTCAGCCGGCTCGCCGTCCGCGTGGGCAGCATCGTCGCCGCGCTGGTGGTGTGGGAGCTGCTGACCGCGTTCGACGTCGACCTGTGGCTCCACTTCGACCGCCTGCCCACCCCGGTCGAGGTCGCCCGTGACCTCGGTTACCAGCTCGGCACCGCCGTCTACTACCAGGACCTGCTCGATTCCCTGCGCCGCATCGTCACCGGGTTCGCGCTGGCCGCGGTGTTCGGGATCGGCCTCGGCACGGCGATCGCGCGCTCCCGCGGCACGTCCGACGTCGTCCAGCCGCTGCTGGAGGTCCTGCGGCCGATCCCCGCCATCGCGATGGTGCCCATCGCGATCCTGCTGTTCCCCAGCAACGAGCAGGGCATCGTCTTCATCACCTTCGTCGCCGCGTTCTTCCCGGTGGTCGTCTCGACGCGGCACGCGGTGCGCGCGCTGCCGGTGGTCTGGGAGGACGCGATCCGCACGATGGGCGGCTCGCGGCGGCGCGTGCTCTGGAACGTCGTCCTGCCGGGCGCGCTGCCCGGCGTGTTCGGCGGGTTGTCCGTCGGCATGGGCGTTTCGTGGATCTGCGTGATCTCGGCGGAGATGATCTCCGGCGAGTTCGGCGTCGGCTACCGGACCTGGCAGGCCTACACCGTCGTCGACTACCCCGGCGTGATCGTCGGGATGCTCACCATCGGCCTGCTCGGCTGGGTCACCTCGGCCGCCGTCGAACTGCTCGGCCGCCGCGCCACCCGCTGGCTGCCCCGAGGGGAGAACTCATGA
- a CDS encoding ABC transporter substrate-binding protein: MKAARLLLAAALLAAGCTANASSSKDVDVVIGFQSKTINTVTAGTLLRSLGYFEQRLADLGKRDGKRYHVTWQDYSTGAPITAQMVAGKIDIGSMGDYPLLINGSRTQEFGDGRTELVAATGYNLLGALNMVVVPPDSPARTLADLRGKKISTSIGSAGHGTTVHALQNIGIGTDDVHLQNQAPAVGASGLLSGSVDALGQFVAWPGQLVFANQARLLYDGSALKLPTWHGVVVRESYADSHHDVVTEFLRAQRDATDYLHAHPMDAALKVATATKLPAEVVYLYNGAGGMVTFDLPLKRPLLGALETDAPFLRSIGNIKRLDLGAFVDDRYLREIYGPAYDSAASILDNPAPVTGFDTTCSRPVTDPRTAGELWLTGETATHPAATPACLLKAVAHAGKPVRAAYVPDAATGTRWFADKAVWVREAGGALLPFTTEDGARAHLAGHPGSIVSYAQAVEESR; the protein is encoded by the coding sequence GTGAAGGCCGCCCGGCTCCTGCTCGCCGCCGCGCTGCTGGCCGCGGGCTGCACCGCGAACGCGTCGTCGTCGAAGGACGTCGACGTCGTGATCGGCTTCCAGTCGAAGACGATCAACACCGTCACCGCGGGCACGCTGCTGCGTTCGCTCGGGTACTTCGAGCAGCGCCTCGCCGACCTCGGCAAGCGGGACGGGAAGCGCTATCACGTCACCTGGCAGGACTATTCGACCGGCGCGCCGATCACCGCGCAGATGGTCGCGGGCAAGATCGACATCGGCTCGATGGGCGACTACCCGTTGCTCATCAACGGTTCCCGCACGCAGGAGTTCGGCGACGGCCGCACCGAGCTGGTCGCCGCCACCGGCTACAACCTGCTCGGCGCGCTGAACATGGTCGTCGTGCCGCCGGACTCGCCGGCCCGCACCCTGGCCGACCTGCGCGGCAAGAAGATCTCCACCAGCATCGGCTCGGCCGGGCACGGCACCACCGTGCACGCCCTGCAGAACATCGGCATCGGCACCGACGACGTCCACCTCCAGAACCAGGCGCCCGCGGTCGGCGCGTCCGGGCTGCTGTCCGGGTCGGTCGACGCGCTCGGGCAGTTCGTCGCGTGGCCGGGCCAGCTCGTGTTCGCGAACCAGGCCCGGCTGCTCTACGACGGCTCGGCGCTGAAGCTGCCGACGTGGCACGGCGTGGTCGTGCGGGAGTCCTATGCGGACAGCCACCACGACGTCGTCACGGAGTTCCTGCGCGCCCAGCGCGATGCGACGGACTACCTGCACGCGCACCCGATGGACGCGGCGCTGAAGGTCGCGACCGCCACGAAACTCCCGGCCGAGGTCGTCTACCTCTACAACGGCGCCGGCGGCATGGTCACCTTCGACCTGCCGCTGAAGCGCCCGCTGCTCGGCGCGCTGGAAACCGACGCGCCGTTCCTGCGCTCGATCGGCAACATCAAGCGGCTCGACCTCGGCGCGTTCGTCGACGACCGGTACCTGCGGGAGATCTACGGTCCGGCTTACGACAGTGCTGCATCCATTTTGGACAACCCGGCGCCGGTGACCGGCTTCGACACGACGTGCTCGCGGCCCGTCACCGATCCGCGCACCGCCGGTGAGCTGTGGCTGACCGGGGAGACCGCGACGCACCCCGCCGCCACGCCAGCATGCCTGCTCAAGGCGGTGGCGCACGCCGGAAAGCCGGTCCGCGCGGCTTACGTCCCGGACGCGGCCACGGGCACCCGCTGGTTCGCGGACAAGGCCGTCTGGGTGCGCGAGGCGGGCGGCGCGCTGCTGCCCTTCACCACCGAAGACGGCGCCCGCGCCCACCTCGCCGGGCACCCCGGCTCGATCGTCAGCTACGCGCAAGCCGTGGAGGAGTCCCGATGA
- a CDS encoding ferredoxin family protein, translating into MPLVPSRIDVPVTIDESKCLDGCRLCVDMCPLDSLAIDPDTDKAYMHVDECWYCGPCAARCPTGAVTINMPYLLR; encoded by the coding sequence ATGCCCCTCGTGCCGAGCCGGATCGACGTCCCGGTGACGATCGACGAGTCGAAGTGCCTCGACGGCTGCCGCCTGTGCGTCGACATGTGCCCGCTCGACTCGCTGGCCATCGACCCGGACACCGACAAGGCGTACATGCACGTCGACGAGTGCTGGTACTGCGGGCCGTGCGCGGCGCGCTGCCCGACCGGTGCGGTGACCATCAACATGCCCTACCTGCTGCGGTGA
- a CDS encoding GntR family transcriptional regulator, producing MPTTPRRTRSDSARQVADLLRRQVLADETLPCEEDLTVEFSATRNTVREALALLRDDGLIARQPGVGTVVVGHKYPHGLNRLAGLAEVLREHGEVTNDVRTADLVPAPAVVAHRLGVPERSEVVYLERLRKLDGVPLSLDLTYLLPEIGKPLLEHDLAGRDVFALIEETSGQRLGYADIDVEALNADPETAAVLEVPPGAALLRWERLTHFADGRPVDLEYIRLRGDRLTMRARLDRS from the coding sequence ATGCCCACGACACCCCGGCGGACGAGGTCCGACAGCGCCAGGCAGGTCGCCGACCTGCTGCGCCGTCAGGTGCTGGCCGACGAGACGCTGCCGTGCGAGGAGGACCTCACGGTGGAGTTCTCGGCGACCCGGAACACCGTGCGGGAGGCACTGGCGCTGCTGCGCGACGACGGCCTGATCGCGCGCCAGCCCGGCGTCGGCACGGTCGTCGTCGGGCACAAGTACCCGCACGGGCTCAACCGGCTGGCCGGGCTCGCCGAGGTGCTGCGGGAACACGGCGAAGTCACCAACGACGTCCGGACCGCCGACCTGGTGCCCGCACCCGCCGTGGTGGCGCACCGGCTCGGCGTGCCCGAGCGCTCGGAGGTCGTCTACCTGGAGCGGCTCAGAAAGCTCGACGGCGTCCCGCTGTCGCTCGACCTCACCTACCTGCTGCCGGAGATCGGGAAACCGCTGCTGGAGCACGACCTCGCCGGCCGGGACGTCTTCGCGCTCATCGAAGAGACGTCCGGGCAGCGGCTGGGCTACGCCGACATCGACGTCGAAGCCCTGAACGCCGACCCCGAAACCGCCGCTGTGCTGGAGGTGCCGCCGGGCGCGGCGCTGCTGCGGTGGGAGCGCCTCACGCACTTCGCCGACGGACGGCCCGTCGACCTCGAATACATCCGGCTGCGCGGCGACCGCCTCACCATGCGCGCCCGCCTCGACCGTTCCTGA
- a CDS encoding SRPBCC family protein — translation MGKVTATAERTIDAPADKVRALVADYAETRPKLLTEHYRDYQVTEGGVGAGTKASWKLQATSKRVRDVNATVTEPRPGTLVETDANSSMVTTWTVTEAGERSVVKIETTWDGAGGIGGFFEKTFAPGGLKKIYDGVLEKLAEIV, via the coding sequence ATGGGAAAGGTCACGGCCACCGCGGAGCGCACCATCGACGCCCCGGCCGACAAGGTCCGCGCGCTCGTCGCCGACTACGCCGAGACGCGGCCGAAGCTGCTCACCGAGCACTACCGCGACTACCAGGTCACCGAAGGCGGGGTCGGTGCCGGGACCAAGGCGAGCTGGAAGCTGCAGGCGACCTCCAAGCGCGTGCGCGACGTCAACGCGACGGTGACCGAGCCGCGGCCGGGGACGCTGGTCGAGACCGACGCGAATTCCAGCATGGTCACCACCTGGACGGTCACCGAAGCGGGTGAACGCAGCGTCGTGAAGATCGAGACCACCTGGGACGGCGCCGGCGGCATCGGCGGCTTCTTCGAGAAGACCTTCGCGCCGGGCGGGCTCAAGAAGATCTACGACGGCGTGCTGGAGAAGCTGGCGGAGATCGTGTAG
- a CDS encoding NADP-dependent oxidoreductase, whose protein sequence is MSTATEIRLASRPEGVPTHDNFEIVETEVPAAGDGQILVRNLIMSVDPAMRGRMKDVKSYAPPFQVGEVMSGGAVGEVVESHVDDVKPGDHVLHQAGWRTHAVLDAGRYVKVDGAAAPLSTYLGVLGMPGLTAYAGLLESAEFKPGDTVFVSGAAGAVGSLVGQLAKLKGAKRVIGSAGSAEKVRHLIDDLGFDAAFNYKDGPVAEQLHQAAPEGIDVYFDNVGGEHLEAAIDAITVHGRIAVCGMISTYNATEPTPAPRNLAQVIAKRLTIRGLLVIDHWHLQQQFVTEVAPLVNSGEIKYSETFVDGIRNAPEAFLGLLSGANTGKMLVRIAD, encoded by the coding sequence ATGAGCACGGCGACCGAAATCCGGCTGGCTTCGCGTCCGGAAGGCGTTCCGACGCACGACAACTTCGAGATCGTCGAGACCGAGGTGCCGGCGGCGGGTGACGGCCAGATCCTGGTCCGCAACCTGATCATGAGCGTCGACCCCGCGATGCGCGGCCGCATGAAGGACGTCAAGTCCTACGCGCCGCCGTTCCAGGTCGGCGAGGTCATGTCCGGGGGCGCGGTCGGCGAGGTCGTCGAGTCCCACGTGGACGACGTCAAGCCGGGTGACCACGTGCTGCACCAGGCCGGCTGGCGCACCCACGCCGTGCTGGACGCGGGCCGGTACGTCAAGGTCGACGGGGCCGCGGCGCCGCTGTCGACGTACCTCGGCGTGCTCGGCATGCCGGGCCTGACCGCGTACGCGGGCCTGCTGGAGTCGGCCGAGTTCAAGCCGGGCGACACGGTGTTCGTCTCGGGCGCGGCCGGCGCGGTCGGCTCGCTGGTCGGGCAGCTCGCGAAGCTGAAGGGCGCCAAGCGCGTCATCGGCTCGGCGGGTTCGGCGGAGAAGGTCCGCCACCTGATCGACGACCTCGGCTTCGACGCCGCGTTCAACTACAAGGACGGGCCGGTCGCCGAGCAGCTGCACCAGGCGGCGCCGGAGGGGATCGACGTCTACTTCGACAACGTCGGCGGCGAGCACCTCGAAGCCGCGATCGACGCGATCACCGTGCACGGCCGGATCGCCGTCTGCGGGATGATCTCCACGTACAACGCCACCGAGCCGACCCCGGCGCCGCGCAACCTCGCGCAGGTGATCGCCAAGCGGCTCACCATCCGCGGCCTGCTGGTGATCGACCACTGGCACCTGCAGCAGCAGTTCGTCACCGAGGTGGCGCCGCTGGTGAACTCCGGCGAGATCAAGTACTCGGAGACCTTCGTCGACGGCATCCGCAACGCGCCGGAGGCGTTCCTCGGCCTGCTGTCGGGCGCCAACACCGGCAAGATGCTGGTCCGGATCGCGGACTAG
- a CDS encoding HAD family hydrolase → MLCVLDVNETLLDLAAIDPVIGGPELRREWFGLAIHTVLTVTATGGYRDFAGIAGDAAVEVAARHGRDADLTKIGEGLRSLPAHPDVEPGLVKLREQGHTIVALTNSPLATAEAQLLNAGLAPLLDRIFSAEQVGRLKPAPEPYRQVTAAYPGERAVMIAAHDWDIAGAQAAGLETALLTRPGVHPLPGSPAPTYTASTLPELAGLL, encoded by the coding sequence ATGCTGTGCGTCCTCGACGTCAACGAGACCTTGCTGGACCTCGCCGCCATCGACCCCGTCATCGGCGGACCCGAGCTGCGCCGCGAGTGGTTCGGCCTGGCGATCCACACCGTTCTGACCGTGACGGCGACCGGCGGCTACCGCGACTTCGCGGGCATCGCCGGCGACGCCGCGGTCGAGGTCGCCGCCCGGCACGGGCGGGACGCCGACCTCACGAAGATCGGCGAGGGGCTGCGCAGCCTCCCCGCCCATCCGGACGTCGAACCCGGCCTGGTGAAACTCCGCGAACAGGGTCACACCATCGTCGCCCTCACGAATTCGCCGCTCGCCACCGCCGAGGCGCAGCTGCTGAACGCCGGGCTGGCCCCGCTGCTCGACCGGATCTTCTCGGCCGAGCAGGTGGGCAGGCTCAAGCCCGCGCCGGAGCCCTACCGGCAGGTCACGGCCGCCTATCCCGGGGAGCGGGCGGTCATGATCGCCGCGCACGACTGGGACATCGCGGGCGCCCAGGCCGCGGGGCTCGAGACGGCGTTGCTCACCCGTCCCGGCGTCCACCCGCTGCCCGGCTCGCCCGCGCCCACCTACACCGCGTCGACCCTGCCGGAGCTGGCCGGACTCCTCTAG
- a CDS encoding helix-turn-helix transcriptional regulator: protein MPGELPIPEMAEVDLGTVLSALADPHRRAVVLELLRGDGGERACSSFPLPLAKSTRTHHWKVLRQAGLVRQRDAGNGTFVRLRHPEFEAKFPGLLDVVAGISTAGSTPVR, encoded by the coding sequence ATGCCCGGTGAACTGCCGATTCCGGAAATGGCCGAGGTCGACCTCGGCACGGTGCTGTCCGCCCTCGCCGACCCGCACCGCCGCGCCGTGGTGCTCGAACTGCTCCGCGGTGACGGCGGCGAGCGGGCGTGCTCGTCGTTCCCGCTGCCGCTCGCCAAGTCGACCCGCACGCACCACTGGAAGGTGCTGCGCCAGGCCGGCCTGGTCCGGCAGCGCGATGCGGGCAACGGCACCTTCGTGCGCCTGCGCCACCCGGAGTTCGAGGCGAAGTTCCCCGGCTTGCTCGACGTCGTCGCCGGGATCAGTACTGCTGGGTCAACGCCCGTTCGTTGA
- a CDS encoding pyridoxamine 5'-phosphate oxidase family protein — protein MGIIQGTVVDSHEALREVVGEVAELTQKKVIDRIDEHARNLIAHSPFVLLATSAPDGSCDVSPRGDPAGSVLVLDEKTLVLADRPGNKLIDSFRNIVDNPHAGLLFLVPGMNETLRVNGRAKLVSDAPFFDDLVVKGKRPQLAVVVEVEELYMHCAKAFLRSSLWQPETWPDRSALPSLGTIMRDQMALPIAAEELDARLNERALTQQY, from the coding sequence ATGGGGATCATCCAGGGGACAGTCGTCGACTCACACGAGGCACTGCGCGAGGTCGTCGGCGAGGTGGCCGAGCTGACGCAGAAGAAGGTCATCGACCGGATCGACGAGCACGCCCGGAACCTGATCGCGCACTCGCCGTTCGTGCTGCTGGCCACGTCGGCGCCGGACGGCAGTTGCGACGTCTCACCGCGCGGCGACCCGGCCGGCTCGGTGCTGGTGCTCGACGAGAAGACGCTGGTCCTCGCGGACCGGCCGGGCAACAAGCTGATCGACAGCTTCCGCAACATCGTCGACAACCCGCACGCCGGGCTGCTGTTCCTGGTGCCGGGCATGAACGAGACGCTGCGGGTCAACGGCCGCGCGAAGCTGGTGTCGGACGCGCCGTTCTTCGACGACCTGGTGGTCAAGGGGAAACGGCCGCAGCTCGCGGTGGTCGTCGAGGTCGAAGAGCTGTACATGCACTGCGCGAAGGCGTTCCTGCGGTCGTCGCTGTGGCAGCCGGAGACCTGGCCGGACCGCTCGGCCCTGCCTTCGCTGGGCACGATCATGCGTGACCAGATGGCTTTGCCGATCGCCGCCGAAGAGCTCGACGCGCGGCTCAACGAACGGGCGTTGACCCAGCAGTACTGA